The following proteins come from a genomic window of Verrucomicrobiales bacterium:
- a CDS encoding fumarylacetoacetate hydrolase family protein — translation MKIIRYQDPHGHIGYASLNADSTAHQIKGDLFGAYEVTQERAQVSKLLAPLVPVNVLCIGLNYRKHAEEGGKPLGEHPVLFMKSTSTLQNPGDPIILPRALSSQEVDYECELAVVIGKRCKNVKREQALDYVLGYTCANDVSARDWQIKWGGSQWCRGKTFDTFLPLGPSLVLKDEIPDPSQLKIRTVLNGQVMQDWHCDDMIFDVPTLIAFLSGSTTLLPGTVIITGTPHGVGFARKPPVFLKPGDNVTIEIDRIGALINPVIAETI, via the coding sequence ATGAAAATCATTCGCTACCAAGACCCTCACGGACACATCGGCTATGCTTCCCTGAATGCCGATTCTACTGCTCACCAGATCAAAGGCGACCTGTTTGGCGCCTACGAGGTCACTCAGGAGCGCGCTCAGGTTTCAAAACTCCTCGCCCCCCTGGTGCCCGTCAACGTGCTCTGCATCGGACTCAATTACCGCAAGCACGCTGAAGAGGGCGGCAAACCGCTCGGGGAGCATCCCGTGCTCTTCATGAAATCCACCAGCACGTTGCAGAATCCAGGCGACCCCATCATCCTGCCTCGCGCGCTCTCCAGTCAGGAGGTCGACTACGAGTGCGAACTGGCGGTGGTCATCGGAAAACGCTGCAAGAACGTGAAGCGCGAACAGGCCCTCGACTATGTCCTGGGTTATACCTGTGCCAACGACGTCAGCGCTCGCGACTGGCAGATCAAATGGGGCGGCAGCCAATGGTGCCGCGGCAAGACCTTCGACACCTTTCTCCCCCTCGGCCCCTCGCTGGTGTTGAAGGACGAGATTCCCGATCCCTCCCAACTCAAGATTCGAACTGTCCTGAACGGCCAGGTGATGCAGGACTGGCATTGCGACGACATGATCTTCGATGTGCCCACGCTCATCGCCTTCCTCAGCGGCAGCACCACGCTGCTGCCAGGGACGGTCATCATCACCGGGACGCCCCACGGCGTGGGTTTTGCGCGCAAGCCACCGGTGTTCCTCAAGCCCGGCGACAACGTCACCATCGAGATCGATCGCATCGGCGCGCTCATCAACCCGGTCATCGCCGAGACGATTTAA
- a CDS encoding DUF1501 domain-containing protein: protein MNSRTPFDLSRRAFLRSLAGGSALLPGVVSQLMAEGSPEVADDPLAPRRPHFAAKAKRVIFLYMSGGVSHIDSWDHRPKLFADAGKTVSVNEFQGRKGDFSMFLKRPQWEFSPHGQCGTEVSSLFPHMAGVVDDLCVIRSLKSDHTNHYEATLGIHTGSFTFARPSIGAWASYGLGTENRNLPSFVVIAPKSPYAGSQVWGSDFLPGAHQGTLVNPGPEPVANIRRRVGTSRLQELELGFMAKLNRRHIASRPEDALLSARIKSFETAFGMQAEMPEVFDLSRESDATLKLYGLTRGSTQGFGWQCLVARRLAERGVRFVELIDVGSSDNWDAHGDMMTHTPLAKNVDQPIAGLIRDLKSRGMLEDTLVVWTTEFGRTPFNSGKDARGREHHHWVFSSWLAGAGVKPGTVYGESDDYGINVGRNAVHVHDFHATILHLMGLNHERLTYRYSGRDFRLTDVAGEVVHDILA from the coding sequence ATGAACTCCAGAACCCCCTTTGATCTTTCTCGCCGGGCTTTCCTCCGCTCACTGGCGGGCGGATCGGCGCTGCTCCCGGGCGTGGTCTCGCAGCTCATGGCCGAGGGCAGTCCGGAGGTGGCGGACGATCCCCTCGCCCCCCGGCGCCCCCATTTCGCCGCCAAAGCAAAGCGAGTGATTTTCCTCTACATGAGCGGAGGCGTCTCCCACATCGACTCTTGGGACCATCGGCCGAAGCTGTTCGCCGATGCCGGCAAAACCGTCTCGGTCAATGAATTCCAGGGACGCAAGGGCGACTTCAGCATGTTTCTCAAACGCCCCCAGTGGGAGTTCTCACCCCATGGACAATGCGGCACCGAAGTGAGCAGCCTCTTCCCCCACATGGCGGGAGTGGTCGATGACCTGTGTGTGATCCGCTCGCTCAAGTCGGATCACACCAACCACTACGAGGCCACACTGGGGATCCATACCGGCTCGTTTACCTTCGCCCGCCCCAGCATCGGAGCCTGGGCCAGTTACGGTCTCGGAACCGAGAATCGCAACCTGCCATCGTTCGTCGTCATCGCTCCCAAAAGCCCCTATGCCGGCAGCCAGGTTTGGGGCTCCGACTTCCTGCCCGGCGCTCACCAGGGAACCTTGGTAAACCCCGGTCCCGAGCCGGTGGCAAACATCCGCCGACGAGTGGGCACCTCGCGACTCCAAGAGCTGGAGCTGGGGTTCATGGCCAAGCTGAATCGACGCCACATCGCTTCGCGACCGGAAGACGCTCTGCTCTCCGCTCGCATCAAATCCTTCGAGACGGCCTTCGGCATGCAGGCCGAAATGCCCGAGGTCTTCGACCTTTCGCGCGAGAGCGACGCCACGCTCAAGCTCTACGGCCTCACCCGGGGCAGCACCCAGGGGTTTGGGTGGCAATGCCTGGTCGCGCGACGCCTCGCGGAACGCGGGGTGAGATTCGTGGAGCTGATTGACGTCGGATCCTCCGACAACTGGGATGCCCATGGCGATATGATGACGCACACGCCGCTCGCCAAGAACGTCGACCAACCCATCGCCGGACTCATTCGCGACCTCAAATCTCGCGGCATGCTCGAGGACACACTCGTGGTGTGGACCACCGAATTCGGGCGCACCCCATTTAATAGCGGTAAGGATGCCCGTGGACGAGAGCACCATCACTGGGTTTTCTCCTCCTGGCTGGCAGGCGCAGGTGTCAAACCGGGCACCGTCTACGGCGAATCGGACGACTACGGCATCAACGTCGGCCGGAACGCCGTTCACGTCCACGATTTTCATGCCACCATCCTCCATCTCATGGGCCTCAACCACGAACGACTGACCTACCGCTACAGCGGCCGGGATTTCCGCCTGACCGATGTCGCCGGAGAGGTGGTCCACGACATCCTGGCCTGA
- a CDS encoding Ldh family oxidoreductase, which yields MPPPKAVSLASLRQFCARAFQNLGLSADDAAIGAEVLATTDAWGVYTHGSKCLAGYLRRLKAGGLKPQGRPRTVAEGGAWATVDGDSSLGLVTSVYAMQTAIAKAKQQGIAYVGVRNSCHFGAAGYYAWLAAREGLIGLSMANDIPSVAAPGSRRAITGSNPISYAIPAGRYPPMFLDMSTATVAGGKVYAARGRGERIPDTWLLDAEGRPTSDPSIYPESATLQPAAGHKGYGIALLIECLSGILTGAEFTWRVGSWMWDDGTKPTHHGAAFVVIDTQAMMPPAAFARRMEALVDEIHQAPKADGIPRLYVPGEMEWERHAAAMKQGIPLPEDVLVSLEKAATLGGLKLDSLWA from the coding sequence ATGCCCCCCCCCAAAGCGGTCTCCCTCGCCTCGCTGCGCCAGTTTTGCGCTCGCGCCTTTCAAAACCTGGGCCTGTCCGCCGACGATGCCGCCATCGGCGCAGAAGTGCTCGCCACTACGGATGCTTGGGGAGTCTATACTCACGGATCCAAGTGCCTTGCCGGATACCTGCGCCGACTCAAAGCCGGCGGCCTGAAACCGCAAGGGCGCCCTCGGACCGTGGCTGAGGGGGGCGCCTGGGCCACCGTGGACGGAGACTCCTCCCTGGGCTTGGTCACTTCGGTCTATGCCATGCAAACCGCAATCGCCAAGGCGAAGCAGCAAGGCATCGCCTACGTTGGGGTGCGCAACAGCTGCCACTTCGGGGCGGCTGGATACTACGCCTGGCTGGCGGCCCGCGAAGGCCTCATCGGCCTCTCCATGGCCAACGATATCCCGTCGGTCGCCGCTCCCGGATCCCGCCGAGCCATCACGGGCAGCAACCCCATTTCCTACGCCATCCCCGCCGGGAGGTACCCGCCCATGTTTCTCGATATGTCGACCGCCACTGTGGCCGGAGGCAAGGTCTACGCCGCGCGCGGCCGCGGGGAACGCATCCCGGATACCTGGCTGCTCGACGCGGAGGGCCGTCCCACTTCCGATCCTTCTATCTATCCGGAATCGGCGACCCTGCAGCCCGCCGCCGGCCACAAAGGCTATGGCATCGCCCTGCTGATCGAGTGCCTGTCCGGGATCCTAACCGGCGCCGAATTCACGTGGCGCGTGGGAAGCTGGATGTGGGACGATGGCACCAAGCCCACTCATCATGGCGCGGCCTTCGTCGTTATCGACACCCAGGCGATGATGCCTCCGGCTGCTTTTGCCCGACGGATGGAAGCGCTGGTGGATGAGATCCATCAAGCGCCCAAAGCGGATGGTATTCCCCGGCTCTATGTTCCCGGCGAGATGGAGTGGGAACGACACGCCGCCGCGATGAAACAGGGCATCCCCCTCCCCGAGGATGTCCTCGTCAGCCTGGAGAAAGCGGCGACTCTCGGCGGCTTGAAACTGGATAGCCTGTGGGCTTAG